Proteins from a genomic interval of Yoonia sp. GPGPB17:
- a CDS encoding MIP/aquaporin family protein — protein MQRLLAEGLGTAFLLIGVVGSGIMGATLSDGNVAIALLANAIATGCILYVIITTLGPLSGAHFNPAVTLAFLLRKKIGLQDAASYVIVQIIGGILGVWATHVMFDLSILQASTTDRTGVGQWFSEVLATFGLLFVIFGGLKGRPDAVPSLVALYITGAYWFTSSTSFANPAVTIARGFSDTFAGINPAHVPMFVAMQIVGVGVAALILPRLFPQG, from the coding sequence ATGCAGAGACTATTGGCCGAGGGTCTGGGAACGGCGTTTTTGCTGATCGGCGTGGTGGGCTCTGGCATCATGGGCGCGACGTTGTCGGATGGGAATGTCGCGATTGCCTTGCTTGCCAATGCGATAGCGACAGGCTGCATTCTTTATGTGATCATCACCACGCTAGGTCCCTTATCGGGTGCTCATTTCAATCCGGCTGTGACGTTGGCCTTCTTGCTACGCAAAAAGATTGGCCTCCAAGATGCGGCGTCCTATGTGATCGTGCAGATTATCGGCGGCATCCTCGGTGTTTGGGCCACCCACGTGATGTTTGATCTGAGCATTCTACAGGCTTCGACAACAGACCGCACCGGTGTGGGGCAGTGGTTCTCGGAAGTGTTGGCCACATTTGGGCTGCTCTTTGTCATCTTTGGCGGATTGAAAGGCCGCCCTGACGCCGTTCCAAGCCTTGTCGCGCTTTACATCACAGGTGCCTATTGGTTCACGTCCTCAACCAGCTTTGCCAACCCTGCGGTCACGATTGCACGTGGGTTCAGTGATACGTTTGCGGGTATCAATCCGGCTCATGTTCCAATGTTCGTGGCCATGCAGATTGTCGGTGTCGGCGTAGCGGCATTGATTCTGCCGCGGTTATTTCCGCAGGGCTAA
- a CDS encoding class I adenylate-forming enzyme family protein: MQSLVQSDGFPPAPDDFNMAAYVLSHADRLGEKTALQIVHARGDCESFSYQFLKRAVLGTATALLDRLDPGERVILQLGNTPEFPIAFLGAIAAGIIPVSLSSALSEREYEEVTQTIQPALELRQKHTVNEQLRKFWTLNPTDFVIGDPDRPAYIIYTSGTSGRPTPVVHAHRAIWARQMMLDGWYGLHETDRMLHAGAFNWTYTLGTGLMDPWSIGATALIPGQDVTPDHLSALMKEYQATLFAAAPGVYRRLLRADVGALPHLRHGLSAGETMASSVRDDWQEKTGTPVFEAFGMSECSTFISASPETPAPQGAAGFVQPGRNVALMGPEGPVPRGMVGTIAVHKSDPGLMLGYLDKPKETTARYQGDWFLTGDQATMDAKGAITYAGRADDMMNAGGYRVSPIEVEDALTAHPLIIEAAACAVQVRTGVFIIAGFYVATDVIDEDELRAFTAARLAAYKTPRLLVARDTLPRGANNKLMRKVLRDEWETAYGQT; encoded by the coding sequence ATGCAGTCGCTTGTACAATCAGACGGGTTTCCGCCTGCGCCGGACGATTTCAACATGGCAGCCTATGTGCTGTCTCACGCGGATCGTTTGGGCGAAAAAACCGCGCTGCAGATTGTTCATGCGCGCGGCGATTGTGAGAGCTTCAGCTATCAGTTTCTGAAACGTGCGGTACTAGGGACAGCGACAGCGTTGTTGGACAGGTTGGACCCTGGTGAGCGGGTCATATTACAGCTTGGCAATACGCCGGAATTTCCAATCGCATTTCTTGGCGCAATTGCTGCTGGGATCATCCCGGTGTCGCTATCGAGCGCCTTGTCGGAACGCGAGTACGAGGAGGTTACTCAGACCATACAGCCTGCCTTGGAACTCCGCCAAAAACACACGGTCAACGAACAACTTCGCAAGTTCTGGACGTTGAACCCGACCGATTTTGTGATCGGCGATCCCGACCGACCCGCGTACATCATCTACACGTCGGGGACGAGCGGTCGCCCGACTCCGGTTGTCCACGCACATCGCGCGATCTGGGCGCGCCAGATGATGTTGGACGGCTGGTATGGGTTGCACGAAACAGATCGGATGCTGCATGCGGGCGCATTCAACTGGACCTATACGTTGGGCACCGGGCTGATGGACCCCTGGTCCATCGGTGCAACTGCTTTGATCCCAGGGCAAGATGTGACGCCAGATCACCTTTCTGCCTTGATGAAAGAGTATCAGGCTACACTTTTTGCCGCGGCACCGGGCGTCTATCGCAGACTTTTGCGTGCCGATGTGGGGGCCCTTCCGCATCTGCGTCACGGCCTTTCAGCGGGCGAAACCATGGCCTCCTCTGTCCGCGATGATTGGCAAGAAAAAACCGGAACTCCCGTATTCGAAGCCTTCGGTATGTCCGAATGTTCGACATTTATCTCTGCGTCACCCGAAACTCCGGCACCGCAGGGTGCGGCTGGATTTGTCCAACCGGGACGTAATGTTGCCCTGATGGGGCCTGAAGGGCCCGTCCCTCGCGGCATGGTCGGTACTATCGCCGTGCACAAGTCCGACCCCGGCCTGATGCTGGGGTATTTAGATAAACCCAAAGAGACCACCGCGCGCTATCAAGGCGATTGGTTCCTGACCGGTGATCAGGCGACGATGGACGCCAAGGGCGCCATCACTTATGCCGGGCGCGCCGATGATATGATGAACGCCGGCGGCTACCGTGTCAGCCCCATCGAAGTCGAAGACGCGCTGACCGCACATCCCCTTATCATCGAAGCCGCAGCCTGTGCTGTGCAGGTACGCACAGGTGTTTTTATCATAGCGGGGTTTTACGTAGCCACGGACGTGATAGACGAAGATGAACTTCGCGCGTTTACCGCCGCGCGATTGGCCGCCTACAAGACGCCGCGCCTTCTGGTAGCCCGCGACACACTCCCTCGGGGGGCCAACAACAAACTTATGCGCAAAGTGCTGCGCGACGAATGGGAGACCGCCTATGGTCAAACTTGA
- a CDS encoding helix-turn-helix domain-containing protein, with protein MADSDPKNLIRIAHESGEPGVAQPLDLGARVRELRKARSWTLEQAAQQAGLARSTLSKIENGQMSPTYDALKKLAVGLEISVPQLFTPPSKGQVNGRMAVTRNGEEAEKVTTTYEHALLAETLTTKKMLPYRTRVRARNVEDFDGWVRHDGEEFLYVLTGQIRLYTEFYEPVDLKRGDSTYYDAAMGHNVVSISAEDATILWVTSLS; from the coding sequence ATGGCAGACAGCGACCCCAAAAACCTTATTCGCATCGCTCACGAAAGCGGCGAACCCGGCGTCGCGCAGCCGCTTGATCTGGGTGCGCGCGTGCGTGAATTGCGCAAAGCGCGCAGTTGGACTTTGGAACAAGCCGCACAACAGGCCGGGTTGGCCCGCTCGACACTGTCGAAGATCGAGAACGGTCAAATGTCGCCAACGTATGACGCCCTCAAAAAACTTGCCGTGGGGTTGGAAATCTCTGTTCCGCAACTCTTTACACCGCCCTCAAAGGGGCAGGTGAATGGTCGTATGGCTGTGACCCGGAACGGCGAAGAGGCCGAGAAGGTGACGACAACCTACGAACATGCGCTTTTGGCCGAGACATTGACCACGAAGAAGATGCTGCCTTACCGCACCCGCGTCCGCGCGCGGAACGTCGAGGATTTCGATGGCTGGGTCCGCCACGACGGCGAAGAATTTCTTTATGTGCTGACCGGTCAGATCCGACTTTATACGGAGTTCTACGAACCCGTAGACCTCAAGCGTGGTGACAGCACCTACTATGACGCAGCGATGGGGCACAATGTGGTCTCGATCAGCGCTGAAGACGCGACGATCCTTTGGGTCACATCGCTGAGTTAG
- a CDS encoding 3-hydroxybutyrate dehydrogenase translates to MSLSGKTAVITGSNSGIGLGVARELAKAGANVVLNSFTDRDEDHALAAEITKETGVEAKYVAADMSKGDDCRRLIADAGRCDILVNNAGIQHVAPVQDFPTGKWDAIIAINLTSAFHTTAAAITGMRAHGYGRIVNIASAHGLTASPYKSAYVAAKHGIVGLTKTIGLETAQEPITCNAVCPGYVLTPLVEAQIPDTMKEYNMSREDVIKNVMLERQPSKEFATVEQLGGTVAFLASDAAAQITGTTISVDGGWTAL, encoded by the coding sequence ATGTCCCTGTCAGGAAAAACCGCCGTTATCACCGGATCAAACTCAGGCATCGGCCTTGGGGTTGCCCGCGAATTGGCCAAGGCAGGTGCGAATGTGGTGCTGAATTCATTCACGGACCGCGACGAAGATCACGCGCTCGCAGCTGAAATCACCAAAGAGACCGGGGTTGAAGCGAAATATGTCGCCGCTGATATGTCCAAAGGTGATGATTGCCGTCGCCTGATCGCAGATGCGGGGCGTTGCGATATTCTGGTGAATAACGCCGGTATTCAGCATGTCGCCCCCGTACAGGATTTTCCGACCGGCAAATGGGACGCAATCATCGCAATCAACCTGACGTCAGCATTTCATACAACAGCGGCAGCTATTACCGGCATGCGCGCGCACGGTTATGGGCGTATTGTCAATATTGCCTCGGCGCATGGGCTCACCGCATCGCCCTACAAATCCGCCTATGTCGCAGCCAAACATGGCATCGTAGGCCTGACCAAAACCATCGGTCTGGAAACGGCCCAAGAGCCAATCACCTGCAATGCCGTCTGCCCCGGCTATGTGCTGACGCCACTGGTTGAGGCCCAGATCCCGGACACGATGAAAGAATACAACATGTCCCGCGAGGACGTGATCAAGAATGTCATGCTGGAACGCCAGCCATCCAAAGAGTTCGCAACGGTCGAGCAATTGGGCGGTACGGTCGCCTTTCTGGCCTCTGATGCAGCGGCGCAGATCACCGGGACGACGATCAGCGTTGATGGCGGTTGGACCGCACTATGA